In the Streptomyces fradiae ATCC 10745 = DSM 40063 genome, one interval contains:
- a CDS encoding chaplin, translated as MSRIAKAAVVIVGTGAAALSGAGMAVADAGAGAVAANSPGVLSGNILQIPVNVPVNLCGNTIDVVGVLNPAFGNTCANVGKDHKEHKDGKGHEDGKGHHGEHGYGS; from the coding sequence ATGTCTCGCATCGCGAAGGCCGCCGTCGTCATCGTCGGCACGGGCGCCGCGGCCCTGAGCGGAGCCGGCATGGCCGTCGCCGACGCGGGGGCCGGCGCGGTCGCCGCCAACTCCCCCGGTGTCCTCTCCGGCAACATCCTGCAGATCCCGGTCAACGTCCCGGTCAACCTGTGCGGCAACACGATCGACGTCGTCGGCGTGCTGAACCCGGCCTTCGGCAACACCTGCGCGAACGTCGGCAAGGACCACAAGGAGCACAAGGACGGCAAGGGCCACGAGGACGGCAAGGGCCACCACGGCGAGCACGGCTACGGCAGCTGA
- a CDS encoding chaplin, producing the protein MSRIAKAAVLTSAVAASVAGAAGVANADAGAHGAAVGSPGVLSGNVLQVPVHIPVNLCGNTIDIIGLLNPAFGNVCIND; encoded by the coding sequence ATGTCCCGAATCGCGAAGGCTGCCGTACTGACCTCCGCCGTCGCCGCTTCCGTGGCCGGCGCCGCCGGCGTCGCGAACGCCGACGCCGGTGCGCACGGCGCGGCCGTGGGCTCCCCGGGCGTCCTCTCCGGCAACGTCCTCCAGGTCCCGGTCCACATCCCGGTCAACCTGTGCGGCAACACCATCGACATCATCGGCCTGCTGAACCCGGCCTTCGGCAACGTCTGCATCAACGACTGA
- a CDS encoding tyrosinase family oxidase copper chaperone has translation MTASRPKPPPAARTRGHLPRRTALRALFTAAVAALTGGALARVAATPHDAPGVAPGGARAGGGADPGPVPHTSGSGPHASAGDPHGTAAGPGADGGPARVVGAFAETYRGRRIEGRPVAASTGGFEVLVDGRPLHLMRCADGGYLSLVNHYEAYPTALAATRAAVDELGGAVLAAHGLAHGSAVRSAHGAAVQLEGGRRGVHA, from the coding sequence ATGACCGCCAGCAGACCGAAGCCGCCGCCCGCCGCCCGCACGCGCGGGCACCTGCCCCGCCGTACCGCCCTGCGGGCCCTGTTCACGGCCGCCGTGGCCGCCCTCACCGGCGGGGCCCTCGCGCGCGTGGCCGCCACCCCGCACGACGCCCCCGGCGTTGCGCCGGGCGGTGCCCGCGCGGGAGGGGGAGCCGATCCGGGCCCGGTCCCCCACACGTCCGGGAGCGGGCCGCACGCGTCGGCCGGGGACCCGCACGGAACCGCCGCCGGACCGGGCGCGGACGGCGGCCCCGCGCGCGTGGTGGGCGCGTTCGCGGAGACGTACCGGGGCCGCCGCATCGAAGGGCGGCCCGTCGCCGCGTCGACCGGTGGCTTCGAGGTGCTGGTGGACGGGCGGCCGCTGCACCTGATGCGCTGCGCCGACGGCGGCTATCTGAGCCTGGTCAACCACTACGAGGCGTATCCGACGGCGCTCGCCGCGACCCGGGCCGCCGTGGACGAGCTGGGCGGTGCGGTGCTGGCCGCGCACGGCCTCGCGCACGGATCGGCCGTGCGGAGCGCCCACGGGGCCGCCGTACAGCTGGAGGGGGGCCGACGTGGCGTACACGCGTAA
- a CDS encoding tyrosinase family protein → MAYTRKDQRDLTKAERRRFVAAVLELKRSGRYDEYVRTHVRYYNADGETGLRTAHMAPSFLPWHRQYLLDFERDLRQVDRTVTVPYWDWTRDRGPVGPLWGEDFMGGNGRRGDHQVTTGPFAYRTGDWPITVGVTENRFLTRDFGHPRDPVQLPTRSELAWATQERTYDVAPWDSTGRGGFRNRLEGWTAGTGSARLRNHNKVHRWVGGLMLGAASVNDPVFWLHHAFVDAVWSRWQSRNPDARYLPATPPLPGTPQFGRVVSRDEPMPPWTVTPGQLADHSRVYRYA, encoded by the coding sequence GTGGCGTACACGCGTAAGGACCAGCGGGACCTGACGAAGGCGGAGCGGCGGCGGTTCGTCGCCGCCGTGCTGGAGCTGAAGCGGAGCGGCCGGTACGACGAGTACGTCCGCACCCACGTCAGGTACTACAACGCCGACGGCGAGACCGGGCTGCGGACCGCCCACATGGCGCCGTCGTTCCTGCCCTGGCACCGGCAGTACCTGCTGGACTTCGAGCGGGACCTGCGGCAGGTCGACCGCACGGTGACCGTGCCGTACTGGGACTGGACGCGGGACCGCGGCCCGGTCGGGCCCCTGTGGGGCGAGGACTTCATGGGCGGCAACGGGCGGCGCGGCGACCACCAGGTGACGACCGGCCCCTTCGCGTACCGCACGGGCGACTGGCCGATCACCGTGGGCGTCACCGAGAACCGCTTCCTCACCCGGGACTTCGGCCACCCCAGGGACCCCGTGCAGCTGCCGACCCGCTCCGAGCTGGCGTGGGCGACGCAGGAGCGGACGTACGACGTGGCGCCCTGGGACTCCACCGGCCGCGGCGGGTTCCGCAACCGCCTGGAGGGCTGGACGGCCGGTACGGGCAGCGCACGGCTGCGCAACCACAACAAGGTGCACCGCTGGGTGGGCGGACTGATGCTGGGCGCCGCGTCGGTCAACGATCCGGTGTTCTGGCTGCACCACGCCTTCGTCGACGCCGTCTGGTCCCGCTGGCAGAGCCGCAACCCGGACGCGCGCTACCTTCCGGCGACGCCGCCGCTGCCCGGCACCCCGCAGTTCGGGCGGGTCGTCTCGCGGGACGAGCCGATGCCGCCGTGGACCGTCACACCGGGGCAGCTGGCCGACCACAGCCGCGTGTACCGGTACGCCTGA